The nucleotide sequence TGCGTGATGAGCACGAGCCGGTCGTTGCGGAACGGCAGCATCTCGATCTGGCGGTGCTTCTGCGGGAAGGCGACCAGGCCGAAGTCCACCGCGTTGTGCAGGATGTCCTCGTACACCAGGTTGGAACGGCGGTACTCGATGCGCACGTTCACCGAGGGAAAAGCGTGCAGGAAGTTTTTCACGTAGGGCGGCAGCTCGTGCAGGCCGATCGAGTAGATGGTCGAGATCCGGATCGTGCCGCTGATGACCTTCTTCATCTCCTGCAGCTCGCTCTCGAGCTTCTCATACACGTGCAGGATTTCCTTCGCCGACTCGTAGATCCGCTGCCCCTCGCGCGTCAGGTTGAACTGCTTCTGACTGCGATCAATCATCAGCGTCTTGAAGTTGCGTTCCATGGCCCGCGCCTGCTGGCTGACGGCGGATTGCGTGATGCCATTGAGTTTGGCCGCCTTGGAAAAGCT is from Lacunisphaera limnophila and encodes:
- a CDS encoding LysR family transcriptional regulator, with amino-acid sequence MQIENFKIFADLVETKSFSKAAKLNGITQSAVSQQARAMERNFKTLMIDRSQKQFNLTREGQRIYESAKEILHVYEKLESELQEMKKVISGTIRISTIYSIGLHELPPYVKNFLHAFPSVNVRIEYRRSNLVYEDILHNAVDFGLVAFPQKHRQIEMLPFRNDRLVLITHPNHALAKGTEVDLKTLAGQKFIGFDPDIPTRKAVDTIFRDNKLEITPVMEFDNIETVKRAVEIDHGIAIVPQATVQQELRQGTLAIVPFKGKEFTRPLAILHRKGRVLTPAMRKFVEMLATEGAAAEAATKA